In Bermanella sp. WJH001, the genomic stretch TTCTAATCTTTGTCTCGATTACGATTATTGGTCGTGTATTAAAAGGCTTAATGGTTGGTCGTGCTAAGAAAATTCTTCATGGCGCCATTGGTCGTGGTCCGATCTCAGGTATCACAAGTGGTGCGATTGTAACGGTATTGGTTCAATCTTCTTCAACAACGACTAGTTTGATGATTCCGCTGGTTGGTTCTGGTGTGTTTAAACCTCGTGATATCTATCCATTTACCTTGGGTGCGAATATCGGGACTACCATTACCGCGTTATTAGCAGCCACTGCGTTATCTGGTGCTGGTGCTGTTGTGGGTTTACAGATAGCACTTGTACACTTAATGTATAATTTACTGGGTGTGGTTGTTATTTATGGCATTCCTTTCCTTAGAGAATTGCCATTGAAAGCCGCTGAACGTCTGGCTGAAGTAGCAACAAAACGTCACTCCTTGGCAGCTCTGTATGTGTTGAGCGTGTTCTTCTTGCTGCCGGGTCTGTGTGTACTTGTCATGTCTAGCTTGGGCTAAGGAGAAAGCTATGGGTAAGAAACGTATAAAGGAACTGCAAAAACAGGTCAAGGATGCAAAATCAACATTGGCTGACTTAGAAAAAAAGGCCAATAAAAAGATTTTAAAAGCACAGCACAAGGTGATCGAAGACTTAGAAAATATGATCGATCAAGAAACCTTGCGTCGTGAAAGTTTGCTTGAGTTAAGCGAAGAAGCTTGGCAAGAAGCAAAAGAGCTTATGGATGGTTTAATCCAAAAAGTGAAAAACGTCGTAAAGTCGAATAAGTAATTCTATTTAAGAAAAAAAGCCCCTAAGCAATTTTATTGTTTAGGGGCTTTTTTATTTTATAGGTTTATAGGTTCATAAACCATTGCCTGTTTTGCGGGTGTTTAAAGCTGATGTTTGCCGCTTGTTCTTTTACTTTTGCATTGTTTAAGTAAAAGTGAATCTGCTGGCTGATTTGCTGCGTTATATTGTCATAGTTAAAGCTAAGATAATTCTCACCGTCATGAAACTGAACACTGAAGTCCTGAGTCATATCAACCCCTTGATGTTGAAGTTGCTTAGCCAAATTGCGCGTGACATTTCTAAATGCCATCTCTTTTAATAAAAATGGAATACAACCGGGCAAGTTAAACGACCATGCATCACGATAAAAATCTGGGTCTAATTGCTTAGCTTGCTCAATAAAAGGTTCTGTAATTCGACTGGCGGCACTTGAGTCAAATGGAATGCTGCTTGGGCAGCGATAAATATATTGAATGTCGTGGCTGGCATCGTCATTAAGCGGTGATTGCACAGGGGCAATTAACTCGTTGTCGAGAATCACTTTAAAGCGAGTTGGCCAAAGTTTATCGGGAGTTGTGTATATACGAATCTTTTTTACGTGGCTTGAGCCTAATTGGCAGCGTGCGGTATTTTCAGCCAAGGTGACGCAGAGATATTCTGCAAAGCGGTCAAAATCGTAATGGGCATTTGGGGTGGCCATATTTCCTCCTAATGAATGGGAGTCTTATTCTTAAACGCTATAATCAGACGTTTTTTATAATAAGATCTACTCTGTCTGTGGCTTAAACTTAAGTATAGACAGAGTAGCGAAACAGGCTTATCTAGATGGGGAATTTAATTTATTCACCTTTTAGGTAATTCAAGACATCCTCATGGTGAGTCTTGGTTTTGAACTTGTCCATGATATGGATCAGCTTGCCTTTTTCATCAATGATAAAGGTGATGCGATGAATGCCATCGAATTCGCGTCCCATGAACTTCTTAGGGCCCCATACACCGTATTTGTCCGCAATGGCGTGGTCTTCATCTGATAAGAGGGTGAAGTTTAAGTTATCACGCTCTTTGAACTTAAGTAGACGGGCAGGCGCGTCAGGGCTAATACCTAGAGTAACCACGTTTAACTTATCCAGTTCTTTTTTGCTGTCACGTAAGTTACAGGCTTGGGTAGTACAACCTGGTGTCATGGCTTTTGGGTAGAAATACAAAACCACGGTTTGGCCGCGAAAATCCTTCAGCGCCACCTTGTTGCCGTTTTCATCCAGTGTGGTGAATGCAGGGGCTACTTTACCAATGCTTGGGCGAATCATGGGGTTTCCTTTTGAGTCTGGGTTAAAGGCTTAACCTTTTAATTTGAGTTTTAGCGGGGTTTTAGGCACACAGCAACAAGGAAGAATTTCCCCTTCGTTGATCCACGCCATAGGCTCTTGTAAGTAAGCCACTTCCCCTTCAACTAGATCGGTGCGACAACCGCCGCAATAGCCTTCACGGCACTGGTAGGGGAGTTGAACACCCTGCGCCTCTAAGCTTTCAAGTAGATTGCTTGCGAAATGAAAGGCTAAAGGCTTGGGTATACCGTCTACTTGTACTGCGTATACGGGTTTTTCAAAGCCTTGGATTTCAAGTTGTTGCTCTTGTTGAGGGGCTTCGGCGTTGCCAAGGGGTAAGAATAGCTCTGGTTGTGGCAAGGTTTCATCTACATTGGATGAAACCTCAGGGCTTTCTAATTGAAAGTCCTGATGATCGATAGCGTCATCTTCAAGATGAAAATCTGATTCCAGATCGTCCGGTTTATCTCTCATAGCCAGCATAATAATTTCAAACTTACAGTTCGATGTCGCTGAAATCTTCAAG encodes the following:
- the bcp gene encoding thioredoxin-dependent thiol peroxidase, translating into MIRPSIGKVAPAFTTLDENGNKVALKDFRGQTVVLYFYPKAMTPGCTTQACNLRDSKKELDKLNVVTLGISPDAPARLLKFKERDNLNFTLLSDEDHAIADKYGVWGPKKFMGREFDGIHRITFIIDEKGKLIHIMDKFKTKTHHEDVLNYLKGE
- the yfaE gene encoding class I ribonucleotide reductase maintenance protein YfaE; protein product: MLAMRDKPDDLESDFHLEDDAIDHQDFQLESPEVSSNVDETLPQPELFLPLGNAEAPQQEQQLEIQGFEKPVYAVQVDGIPKPLAFHFASNLLESLEAQGVQLPYQCREGYCGGCRTDLVEGEVAYLQEPMAWINEGEILPCCCVPKTPLKLKLKG